The following coding sequences lie in one Cronobacter universalis NCTC 9529 genomic window:
- the ubiG gene encoding bifunctional 2-polyprenyl-6-hydroxyphenol methylase/3-demethylubiquinol 3-O-methyltransferase UbiG, producing the protein MNAEKPPVAHNVDLEEIAKFEAVASRWWDTEGEFKPLHRINPLRLGYIAERAGGLFGKKVLDVGCGGGILSESMAREGANVTGLDMGAEPLAVARLHALESGVELNYVQQTVEEHAAQNAGAYDVVTCMEMLEHVPDPRSVVQACAQLVKPGGHVFFSTLNRNAKSWLMAVVGAEYVLRMVPKGTHDAKKFIRPSELLGWVDETPLEERHIIGLHYNPLTNRFKLAPGVDVNYMLHTQAKKPA; encoded by the coding sequence ATGAATGCTGAAAAACCGCCCGTTGCGCACAACGTAGACTTAGAAGAAATCGCCAAATTTGAAGCTGTCGCTTCGCGCTGGTGGGACACTGAAGGGGAATTTAAACCGCTGCATCGCATTAACCCGCTGCGTCTGGGCTATATCGCCGAGCGCGCCGGCGGTCTGTTCGGGAAAAAGGTGCTGGATGTCGGCTGCGGCGGCGGCATTCTCTCAGAGAGCATGGCCCGCGAAGGCGCGAACGTCACGGGGCTCGATATGGGCGCCGAGCCGCTGGCGGTGGCGCGTCTGCACGCGCTGGAAAGCGGCGTCGAGCTTAACTATGTTCAGCAGACGGTCGAAGAACACGCCGCGCAGAATGCCGGCGCCTATGATGTGGTGACCTGCATGGAGATGCTCGAACACGTACCGGACCCGCGCTCGGTAGTACAGGCCTGCGCACAACTCGTGAAGCCGGGCGGCCACGTCTTTTTCTCCACGCTAAACCGCAACGCCAAATCCTGGCTGATGGCGGTGGTGGGCGCGGAATATGTGCTGCGCATGGTGCCGAAAGGCACGCACGACGCCAAAAAGTTCATCCGCCCTTCCGAACTGCTGGGCTGGGTGGACGAAACGCCGCTGGAAGAACGTCATATCATCGGTCTGCATTACAACCCGCTGACCAACCGCTTTAAACTCGCGCCGGGTGTCGATGTTAACTATATGTTGCATACACAGGCTAAAAAACCGGCCTGA
- the yfaE gene encoding class I ribonucleotide reductase maintenance protein YfaE: protein MGRITLRVTGTELSCPDEHPSLLVALESHAVTVEYQCREGYCGSCRCKLVAGQVQWLTKPLAFIQEGEILPCCCKPQGDIEIEM from the coding sequence ATGGGTCGTATTACGCTTCGCGTGACGGGCACCGAGCTGTCGTGCCCGGACGAGCACCCTTCCCTGCTGGTGGCGCTGGAGTCACACGCGGTGACGGTGGAGTACCAGTGCCGTGAAGGCTATTGCGGCTCGTGCCGCTGCAAACTGGTCGCAGGCCAGGTGCAGTGGCTGACGAAACCGCTGGCGTTTATTCAGGAGGGCGAGATTTTGCCCTGCTGCTGTAAACCGCAGGGCGATATCGAAATAGAGATGTAA
- the gyrA gene encoding DNA topoisomerase (ATP-hydrolyzing) subunit A, producing MSDLAREITPVNIEEELKNSYLDYAMSVIVGRALPDVRDGLKPVHRRVLYAMNVLGNDWNKAYKKSARVVGDVIGKYHPHGDSAVYDTIVRMAQPFSLRYTLVDGQGNFGSIDGDSAAAMRYTEIRLAKIAHELMADLDKETVDFVDNYDGTEKIPDVMPTKIPNLLVNGASGIAVGMATNIPPHNLTEVINGCLAYIDDEDISIEGLMEHIPGPDFPTAAIINGRRGIEEAYRTGRGKIYIRARAEVEVDPKNGRETIIVHEIPYQVNKARLIEKIAELVKDKRVEGISALRDESDKDGMRIVIEIKRDAVGEVVLNNLYSQTQLQVSFGINMVALHHGQPKIMTLKEILAAFVRHRREVVTRRTIFELRKARERAHILEGLAIALANIDPIIELIRRAPNPSEAKAGLIAQAWELGTVSAMLERAGDDAARPEWLEPEFGIRDGKYWLTEQQAQAILDLRLQKLTGLEHEKLLDEYKELLEQIAELLHILGSADRLMEVIREELELIRDQFGDERRTEITANTADINIEDLINQEDVVVTLSHQGYVKYQPLTDYEAQRRGGKGKSAARIKEEDFIDRLLVANTHDTILCFSSRGRLYWMKVYQLPEASRGARGRPIVNLLPLEANERITAILPVREYEEGVNVFMATASGTVKKTALTEFSRPRTAGIIAVNLNEGDELIGVDLTAGKDEVMLFSAQGKVVRFKEDAVRPMGRTATGVRGIRLGEGDSVVSLIVPRGEGAILTATQNGYGKRTAVEEYPTKSRATKGVISIKVTDRNGPVVGAVQVDDADQIMMITDAGTLVRTRVSEISVVGRNTQGVILIRTAEDENVVGLQRVAEPVDDEELDSIDGSVAEGDDEIAPETDADDEAADDADE from the coding sequence ATGAGCGACCTTGCCAGAGAAATTACACCGGTCAACATTGAGGAAGAGTTAAAGAACTCCTATCTGGATTACGCGATGTCGGTTATTGTCGGCCGCGCGCTTCCGGATGTCCGAGATGGCCTCAAGCCGGTACACCGTCGCGTACTTTACGCCATGAACGTGTTGGGCAATGACTGGAATAAAGCCTACAAAAAATCCGCCCGTGTCGTTGGTGACGTAATCGGTAAATACCATCCCCACGGTGACTCCGCCGTCTACGATACCATTGTACGTATGGCTCAGCCGTTCTCGCTGCGCTATACGCTGGTGGATGGTCAGGGCAACTTCGGTTCTATCGACGGCGACTCCGCCGCGGCGATGCGTTATACGGAAATCCGTCTGGCGAAGATCGCCCATGAACTGATGGCCGACCTCGACAAAGAAACCGTTGATTTTGTCGATAACTATGACGGCACGGAAAAAATCCCGGACGTCATGCCGACCAAAATCCCCAACCTGCTGGTAAACGGGGCTTCCGGTATCGCGGTCGGGATGGCGACCAACATTCCGCCGCATAACCTGACGGAAGTGATCAACGGCTGCCTCGCCTATATTGATGATGAAGATATCAGCATTGAAGGGCTGATGGAGCACATCCCCGGCCCGGATTTCCCGACTGCCGCCATCATCAATGGCCGTCGCGGCATTGAAGAGGCGTATCGCACCGGGCGCGGCAAAATCTACATTCGCGCGCGCGCGGAAGTAGAAGTGGATCCGAAAAACGGCCGCGAAACCATTATCGTGCACGAAATTCCTTATCAGGTGAACAAAGCGCGCCTGATCGAGAAAATCGCCGAGCTGGTAAAAGACAAACGCGTCGAAGGCATCAGCGCGCTGCGTGACGAGTCTGATAAAGACGGTATGCGCATTGTTATTGAGATCAAACGCGACGCCGTGGGCGAAGTGGTGCTCAATAACCTCTATTCCCAGACGCAGCTGCAGGTGTCTTTCGGTATCAACATGGTCGCGCTGCACCACGGCCAGCCGAAGATCATGACGCTGAAAGAGATTCTGGCGGCGTTTGTGCGCCACCGTCGTGAAGTGGTGACCCGCCGTACCATCTTTGAACTGCGCAAAGCCCGCGAGCGCGCGCATATCTTAGAAGGTCTGGCGATTGCGCTGGCCAACATCGATCCGATTATCGAGCTGATTCGCCGCGCGCCGAACCCGTCCGAAGCGAAAGCGGGCCTTATCGCCCAGGCGTGGGAGCTTGGCACCGTTTCCGCGATGCTGGAGCGCGCCGGCGACGACGCCGCGCGTCCGGAGTGGCTGGAGCCGGAGTTCGGTATTCGCGATGGCAAATACTGGCTGACCGAGCAACAAGCGCAGGCGATCCTCGATCTGCGTCTGCAAAAGCTCACCGGCCTTGAGCATGAAAAACTGCTCGACGAGTACAAAGAGCTGCTGGAGCAAATCGCAGAGCTGCTGCATATCCTCGGCAGCGCCGACCGCCTGATGGAAGTGATCCGCGAAGAGCTGGAGCTTATCCGCGATCAGTTCGGCGACGAGCGCCGCACTGAAATCACCGCCAACACCGCTGATATCAACATCGAAGATCTGATCAACCAGGAAGATGTGGTGGTCACCCTGTCTCACCAGGGCTATGTGAAATATCAGCCGCTGACGGATTACGAAGCGCAGCGCCGCGGCGGTAAAGGCAAATCCGCCGCGCGTATCAAAGAAGAAGACTTTATCGACCGCCTGCTGGTGGCCAACACCCACGATACGATCCTCTGCTTCTCCAGCCGTGGTCGTCTCTACTGGATGAAAGTCTACCAGTTGCCGGAAGCGAGCCGCGGCGCCCGCGGACGTCCTATCGTCAACCTGCTGCCGCTGGAAGCGAACGAGCGTATCACCGCGATTCTGCCGGTACGCGAGTATGAAGAAGGCGTTAACGTCTTTATGGCGACCGCGAGCGGCACCGTGAAGAAAACGGCGCTGACCGAGTTCAGCCGTCCGCGTACCGCCGGTATTATCGCGGTGAACCTGAACGAAGGCGATGAGCTGATCGGCGTCGACCTGACCGCAGGGAAAGACGAAGTCATGCTGTTCTCCGCGCAGGGCAAAGTGGTGCGCTTTAAAGAAGACGCGGTGCGTCCGATGGGCCGTACCGCCACGGGCGTGCGCGGTATTCGCCTCGGCGAGGGCGACAGCGTTGTGTCGCTTATCGTGCCGCGCGGCGAAGGCGCTATCCTGACCGCCACCCAGAACGGTTACGGCAAGCGTACCGCGGTGGAAGAGTACCCGACCAAGTCGCGCGCGACGAAAGGGGTTATCTCCATCAAGGTGACCGATCGCAACGGGCCGGTGGTCGGCGCGGTGCAGGTCGATGACGCAGACCAGATCATGATGATCACCGACGCCGGTACGCTTGTGCGTACGCGCGTGTCGGAAATCAGCGTGGTGGGCCGTAATACCCAGGGCGTTATTCTCATCCGCACCGCGGAAGATGAAAACGTGGTGGGTCTGCAGCGCGTCGCCGAGCCGGTGGATGACGAAGAGCTCGACTCCATCGACGGCAGCGTGGCGGAAGGCGACGATGAAATCGCGCCGGAAACCGACGCCGACGACGAGGCGGCGGACGACGCGGACGAGTAA
- the nrdA gene encoding class 1a ribonucleoside-diphosphate reductase subunit alpha, producing MNQSLLVTKRDGSQERINLDKIHRVLDWAAEGLHNVSISQVELRSHIQFYDGIKTSDIHETIIKAAADLISRDAPDYQYLAARLAIFHLRKKAYGQFEPPKLYDHVVKMVELGKYDHHLLQDYSEEEFAQMDGFIDHWRDMNFSYAAVKQLEGKYLVQNRVTGEIYESAQFLYILVAACLFSNYPRETRLDYVKRFYDAVSTFKISLPTPIMSGVRTPTRQFSSCVLIECGDSLDSINATSSAIVKYVSQRAGIGINAGRIRALGSPIRGGEAFHTGCIPFYKHFQTAVKSCSQGGVRGGAATLFYPMWHLEVESLLVLKNNRGTEANRVRHMDYGVQINKLMYQRLLKGEDITLFSPSDVPGLYDAFFADQDEFERLYTKYEQDENIRKQRIKASELFSLMMQERASTGRIYIQNVDHCNTHSPFDPVVAPVRQSNLCLEIALPTKPLDDVNDDNGEIALCTLSAFNLGAIDSLDELEELSTLAVRALDALLDYQDYPIPAAKRGAMGRRTLGIGVINFAYYLAKHGVRYSDGSANNLTHKTFEAIQYYLLKASNELAKEQGACPWFNETTYSKGILPIDTYKKDLDAIASEPLHYDWESLRESIKTHGLRNSTLSALMPSETSSQISNATNGIEPPRGHISIKASKDGILRQVVPDYEQLKDKYELLWEMPGNDGYLQLVGIMQKFIDQSISANTNYDPTRFTSGKVPMQQLLKDLLTAYKLGVKTLYYQNTRDGAEDAQDDLAPSIQDDGCESGACKI from the coding sequence ATGAATCAGAGTCTGCTGGTAACAAAACGAGATGGCAGCCAGGAACGCATTAACCTGGATAAAATTCATCGTGTTCTGGACTGGGCTGCGGAAGGTCTCCATAACGTCTCCATCTCCCAGGTAGAGCTGCGTTCTCACATTCAGTTCTACGACGGCATCAAAACCTCCGATATTCATGAGACCATCATCAAAGCGGCGGCGGATCTGATCTCCCGCGACGCGCCGGACTACCAGTACCTGGCCGCGCGCCTGGCGATTTTCCACCTGCGCAAAAAAGCCTACGGTCAGTTCGAGCCGCCGAAACTGTACGACCACGTCGTGAAGATGGTGGAGCTGGGCAAATATGACCACCACCTGCTGCAGGATTACAGCGAAGAAGAGTTTGCGCAGATGGACGGTTTTATCGACCACTGGCGCGATATGAACTTCTCCTACGCCGCCGTGAAGCAGCTCGAAGGGAAATACCTGGTCCAGAACCGCGTTACCGGCGAGATCTACGAAAGCGCGCAGTTCCTCTACATCCTGGTCGCGGCGTGCCTGTTCTCCAACTACCCGCGCGAAACCCGTCTGGATTACGTGAAGCGTTTCTACGATGCGGTTTCCACCTTTAAAATTTCGCTGCCGACGCCGATTATGTCCGGCGTGCGCACCCCGACCCGTCAGTTCAGCTCCTGCGTACTGATCGAGTGCGGCGACAGCCTGGATTCCATCAACGCCACCTCCAGCGCCATCGTGAAATATGTTTCCCAGCGCGCCGGTATCGGCATCAACGCGGGCCGCATCCGCGCGCTTGGCAGCCCGATCCGCGGCGGCGAAGCGTTCCACACCGGCTGCATTCCGTTCTACAAGCATTTCCAGACCGCGGTGAAATCCTGCTCTCAGGGCGGCGTTCGCGGCGGCGCGGCCACCCTCTTCTACCCGATGTGGCATCTGGAAGTGGAAAGCCTGCTGGTGCTGAAAAACAACCGCGGCACCGAAGCGAACCGCGTGCGTCACATGGACTACGGCGTACAGATCAACAAGCTCATGTACCAGCGCCTGCTGAAAGGCGAAGACATCACGCTGTTCAGCCCGTCCGACGTACCGGGCCTGTATGACGCGTTCTTCGCCGACCAGGACGAGTTCGAGCGTCTCTACACCAAATATGAGCAGGACGAGAACATCCGCAAACAGCGCATTAAAGCGTCTGAGCTATTCTCCCTGATGATGCAGGAACGCGCCTCTACCGGCCGTATCTACATCCAGAACGTGGATCACTGCAACACCCACAGCCCGTTCGATCCGGTTGTCGCGCCGGTGCGCCAGTCTAACCTGTGCCTGGAAATCGCGCTGCCGACCAAACCGCTGGACGATGTGAATGACGACAACGGCGAAATCGCGCTCTGCACCCTGTCTGCTTTCAACCTGGGCGCTATCGACAGCCTGGATGAGCTGGAAGAGCTCTCCACCCTCGCCGTTCGCGCGCTGGACGCCCTGCTGGACTACCAGGATTATCCGATCCCGGCGGCGAAGCGTGGCGCGATGGGTCGTCGTACCCTCGGTATCGGCGTGATTAACTTCGCCTACTATCTCGCGAAGCACGGCGTGCGCTACTCCGACGGCAGCGCCAACAACCTGACGCACAAAACGTTCGAAGCGATTCAGTACTACCTGCTGAAAGCCTCTAACGAGCTGGCGAAAGAACAAGGCGCGTGCCCGTGGTTCAATGAAACCACCTACAGCAAAGGCATTCTGCCGATCGACACCTACAAGAAAGACCTGGATGCGATCGCCAGCGAGCCGCTGCATTACGACTGGGAAAGCCTGCGCGAATCCATCAAGACGCACGGCCTGCGTAACTCCACGCTGTCCGCGCTGATGCCGTCCGAGACCTCTTCGCAGATCTCCAACGCCACCAACGGCATTGAGCCGCCGCGCGGCCACATCAGCATCAAAGCGTCGAAAGACGGTATTCTGCGTCAGGTCGTGCCGGACTACGAGCAGCTGAAAGATAAATACGAGCTGCTGTGGGAAATGCCGGGCAACGACGGCTATCTGCAGCTGGTGGGCATCATGCAGAAATTTATCGACCAGTCGATTTCTGCCAACACCAACTACGATCCGACGCGCTTTACGTCAGGCAAAGTGCCGATGCAGCAGCTCCTGAAAGATCTGCTCACCGCCTATAAGCTCGGTGTGAAGACGCTGTACTATCAGAACACCCGCGACGGCGCGGAAGATGCCCAGGACGACCTGGCGCCATCCATTCAGGATGACGGCTGCGAAAGCGGCGCATGTAAAATCTAA
- the rcsC gene encoding two-component system sensor histidine kinase RcsC, producing the protein MKYFVSFRSTLKVSRYLFRALALLLWLLIALFSVFYIVSALHVKESEIRQEFNLSYDQAQRYIQRTSDVMKELKYVAENRLENIDALLKNGRGQQDSLTTPSFVPLFSDSDCNTLGTSWRGSLQSLSWFLRYWHDNFSAAYDLNRVFLIGSDNLCMADFGLREIPLERDKTLQALHERIVKYRNAPQDERGNSLFWVSQGPRPGVGYFYSLTPVYLANRLQGLLGIEQTIRIENFFTPGSMPMGVTILDENDRPLFSLTGTETRLEPNGEWEQERAWFGYTSGFKQLILKKSLPPSSLSIVYSVPVDLVLERIRMLILNAVLLNVLVGIVLFTLARMYERRIFIPAENDAQRLEEHEQFNRKIVASAPVGICILRTQDGTNIISNELAHNYLNMLTHEDRQRLTQIICGQQVNFVDVLTSNNTNLQISFVHSRYRNENVAICVLVDVSARVKMEESLQEMAQAAEQASQSKSMFLATVSHELRTPLYGIIGNLDLLQTQELPKGVDRLVTAMHNSSSLLLKIISDILDFSKIESEQLKIEPREFSPREVMSHITANYQPLVVRKQLGLYCFIEPDVPMTLLGDPMRLQQVISNLLSNAIKFTDIGCIILHVGTQGDYLCFRVRDTGVGIPAKEVVRLFDPFFQVGTGVQRNFQGTGLGLAICEKLINMMDGDISVDTEPGMGSQFTIRIPLWQAQLPPKANVDGLAHKRCWLAVRNASLCEYLQGLLSRNNIRVQNYHGETPDKDDILITDDENCVAWPGRGVIFFCRRHIGMPVERSPGVWMHSVAAPHELLTLLGRIYSINVDVPGSQPVLPAASASAEQNEDMMILVVDDHPINRRLLADQLGSLGYQCRTANDGVDALNVLSKNHIDIVLSDVNMPNMDGYRLTQRIRELGLTLPVVGVTANALAEEKQRCLESGMDSCLSKPVTLDVLKQTLAVYADRVRKARG; encoded by the coding sequence TTGAAATACTTCGTCTCTTTCCGCTCGACGCTTAAAGTGTCTCGCTATCTTTTCCGGGCGCTGGCGCTGCTGCTCTGGCTGCTTATCGCCCTGTTTTCGGTGTTTTACATCGTAAGCGCGCTGCATGTGAAAGAGTCGGAAATTCGTCAGGAATTTAACCTGAGCTACGATCAGGCGCAGCGCTATATTCAGCGCACCTCTGACGTGATGAAAGAGCTGAAATATGTCGCGGAAAACCGGCTGGAGAATATCGACGCGCTGCTGAAAAACGGCCGCGGACAACAAGATTCGCTGACCACGCCGTCGTTTGTGCCGCTGTTTTCCGATTCCGACTGTAATACGCTCGGCACCAGCTGGCGCGGATCGTTGCAGTCGCTCTCCTGGTTTTTGCGCTACTGGCACGACAACTTCTCCGCCGCCTACGATTTAAACCGTGTGTTTCTGATAGGTTCCGATAACCTCTGCATGGCGGATTTCGGGCTGCGGGAGATCCCGCTTGAGCGTGACAAGACCCTGCAGGCGCTGCATGAGCGCATCGTCAAATACCGCAACGCGCCGCAGGATGAGCGCGGCAACAGCCTGTTCTGGGTATCGCAGGGCCCGCGTCCGGGCGTCGGCTATTTCTATTCTCTGACGCCGGTCTACCTGGCGAACCGCCTCCAGGGGCTGCTGGGCATTGAGCAAACCATCCGCATTGAAAACTTCTTTACGCCAGGCAGTATGCCGATGGGCGTGACGATCCTCGATGAAAACGACCGCCCGCTGTTTTCGCTGACAGGTACTGAAACGCGCCTTGAGCCGAACGGCGAGTGGGAGCAGGAGCGGGCATGGTTCGGCTATACGTCCGGCTTTAAGCAGCTGATCCTGAAAAAGAGTCTGCCGCCGTCGTCACTAAGCATTGTCTATTCGGTCCCGGTCGATCTGGTGCTGGAGCGCATCCGGATGCTTATCCTCAACGCCGTGCTGCTCAATGTGCTGGTGGGGATTGTGCTGTTTACGCTGGCGCGCATGTATGAGCGGCGCATCTTTATTCCGGCGGAAAACGACGCCCAGCGTCTGGAAGAGCATGAGCAGTTTAACCGTAAAATCGTCGCCTCGGCGCCGGTCGGGATCTGTATTCTGCGCACCCAGGACGGGACCAATATTATCTCCAACGAGCTGGCGCATAACTATCTGAACATGTTGACGCATGAAGACCGCCAGCGGCTGACGCAAATTATCTGCGGCCAGCAGGTGAATTTCGTCGATGTGCTCACCAGCAACAATACCAACCTGCAAATCAGCTTCGTGCATTCGCGCTATCGCAATGAAAACGTGGCGATCTGCGTGCTGGTGGATGTCTCGGCGCGCGTCAAAATGGAAGAGTCGCTGCAGGAGATGGCGCAGGCGGCCGAACAGGCGAGCCAGTCGAAATCGATGTTCCTTGCGACCGTCAGCCATGAGCTGCGCACGCCGCTGTACGGCATTATCGGTAACCTGGATCTGCTGCAGACGCAGGAGCTGCCGAAAGGCGTCGATCGCCTGGTGACGGCGATGCACAACTCCTCCAGCCTGCTGCTGAAAATCATCAGCGATATTCTCGACTTCTCGAAAATTGAATCCGAGCAGTTGAAGATCGAGCCGCGCGAGTTTTCGCCGCGCGAAGTAATGAGCCATATCACCGCCAACTATCAGCCGCTGGTGGTGCGCAAACAGCTCGGGCTGTACTGCTTTATCGAGCCTGACGTGCCGATGACGCTCCTGGGCGATCCGATGCGCCTGCAACAGGTGATCTCCAACCTGCTGAGCAACGCCATTAAATTCACCGATATCGGCTGCATTATTCTGCATGTCGGCACCCAGGGGGATTATCTCTGTTTCCGCGTACGCGATACCGGCGTCGGGATCCCGGCGAAAGAAGTGGTGCGGCTGTTCGATCCCTTCTTCCAGGTCGGTACCGGCGTGCAGCGCAACTTCCAGGGCACCGGGCTCGGGCTCGCGATTTGCGAAAAACTCATCAACATGATGGACGGCGATATTTCAGTCGATACCGAGCCGGGTATGGGCAGCCAGTTTACGATCCGTATTCCGCTCTGGCAGGCGCAACTGCCGCCGAAGGCAAACGTCGACGGACTCGCTCATAAACGCTGCTGGCTGGCGGTACGCAACGCCTCGCTGTGCGAATATCTGCAGGGTTTGCTCTCGCGTAACAATATTCGCGTACAGAATTACCACGGCGAGACGCCGGATAAAGACGATATTCTGATCACCGACGATGAAAACTGCGTCGCGTGGCCGGGCAGGGGAGTGATTTTCTTCTGCCGCCGTCATATCGGGATGCCGGTAGAGCGCAGTCCTGGCGTCTGGATGCACAGCGTCGCGGCGCCGCACGAGCTTCTGACCCTGCTGGGCCGTATTTACAGCATCAATGTCGACGTGCCGGGCAGCCAGCCTGTGCTGCCTGCCGCTTCCGCCAGCGCCGAGCAGAACGAAGATATGATGATTCTGGTGGTCGATGACCATCCGATTAACCGCCGCCTGCTTGCCGATCAGCTTGGTTCGCTGGGCTATCAGTGCCGTACCGCCAATGATGGCGTGGACGCGCTCAACGTCCTTAGCAAAAACCATATCGATATTGTTTTAAGCGACGTCAACATGCCGAATATGGACGGTTACCGTCTGACGCAGCGTATTCGCGAGCTGGGCCTGACGCTGCCGGTGGTGGGCGTGACCGCCAACGCGCTGGCGGAAGAGAAACAGCGCTGCCTGGAATCCGGGATGGACAGCTGTCTTTCTAAACCCGTGACGCTGGATGTGCTGAAGCAGACGCTGGCGGTGTACGCCGATCGTGTCCGCAAGGCGCGCGGTTAA
- the nrdB gene encoding class Ia ribonucleoside-diphosphate reductase subunit beta, with protein MAYTTFSQTKNDQLLEPMFFGQPVNVARYDQQKYEIFEKLIEKQLSFFWRPEEVDVSRDRIDFQALPDHEKHIFISNLKYQTLLDSIQGRSPNVALLPLISIPELETWVETWAFSETIHSRSYTHIIRNIVNDPAVVFDDIVTNEQILKRAEGISHYYDDLIEMTSYWHLLGEGTHSVNGKTVTVNLHELKKKLYLCLMSVNALEAIRFYVSFACSFAFAERELMEGNAKIIRLIARDEALHLTGTQHMLNLMRSGEDDPEMALIAEECKQECYDLFVLAAQQEKEWAEYLFQGGSMIGLNKDILCQYVEYITNIRMQAVGLDLPFKTRSNPIPWINTWLVSDNVQVAPQEVEVSSYLVGQIDSEIDHDDLSSFQL; from the coding sequence ATGGCCTACACCACATTTTCACAGACGAAAAACGACCAGCTCCTTGAACCCATGTTTTTTGGCCAACCGGTCAACGTGGCGCGTTACGATCAGCAAAAATATGAAATTTTCGAAAAGCTTATCGAAAAGCAGCTGTCATTCTTCTGGCGCCCTGAAGAAGTGGACGTTTCCCGCGACCGCATCGATTTCCAGGCGCTGCCGGATCATGAAAAACACATTTTCATCAGCAACCTGAAATACCAGACGCTGCTTGACTCCATCCAGGGCCGCAGCCCGAACGTGGCGCTGCTGCCGCTGATCTCCATCCCGGAGCTGGAAACCTGGGTCGAAACCTGGGCGTTTTCCGAGACGATCCACTCGCGCTCTTACACCCACATCATCCGCAATATCGTCAACGATCCGGCGGTGGTGTTTGACGACATCGTCACCAACGAGCAGATCTTAAAGCGCGCCGAAGGCATCTCGCACTACTACGACGACCTGATCGAGATGACCAGCTACTGGCATCTGCTGGGCGAAGGCACGCACAGCGTCAACGGCAAAACCGTGACCGTGAACCTGCACGAGCTTAAGAAAAAGCTCTACCTGTGCCTGATGAGCGTCAACGCGCTGGAAGCGATTCGCTTCTACGTCAGCTTCGCCTGCTCCTTCGCGTTCGCTGAGCGCGAACTGATGGAAGGCAACGCGAAAATCATCCGCCTTATCGCGCGTGACGAAGCGCTGCACCTGACCGGCACCCAGCACATGCTGAACCTGATGCGCAGCGGCGAAGACGATCCGGAAATGGCCTTGATTGCCGAAGAATGCAAACAGGAGTGCTACGACCTGTTCGTGCTGGCGGCGCAGCAGGAGAAAGAGTGGGCGGAATACCTGTTCCAGGGCGGCTCCATGATCGGCCTGAACAAAGATATTCTGTGCCAGTACGTTGAGTACATCACCAACATCCGTATGCAGGCTGTCGGTCTGGATCTGCCGTTCAAAACCCGCTCCAACCCGATTCCGTGGATCAACACCTGGCTGGTGTCCGATAACGTGCAGGTGGCGCCGCAGGAAGTGGAAGTGAGCTCTTATCTGGTCGGCCAGATCGATTCTGAAATCGACCATGACGATCTGAGCAGCTTCCAGCTCTGA